The following are from one region of the Thermococcus cleftensis genome:
- a CDS encoding DNA double-strand break repair nuclease NurA, with amino-acid sequence MERIDDRHLEEIKRFLEESRGELGKLVPLVRKHYEWESLPEPKKASVYAVDGSRMAKRLSGAIIYAVSASAVGNDLYYWNDIGALFPYSNADDRIRVHMDTLEKRMGAMIAEKADLVLMDGTISGALIRPPSYANSTTQKLYSTHGRNLLEASLDFLDALNIKWKEWRRELRKGVISGPSLLARGREGKSIFQILMEKGSKSLKRNLWWVGDTENLIVLFEYLEYLHALDRLLDGEIASIAKTFYRSDVIQTVAERERLKKVPIMVDTPVVASLTGKSGYLRFSYRKGPKDRLAKLILDLMEHGMFPNLREILVLDEKNNIVDARIRPAYIRFADGGLIYLLEVPEKQDFEETLAKLLSVAEDEYVIPLEYAHHSVVIKKREFDAYVDAILSAIVGEDESYLNFLRYGREPLE; translated from the coding sequence TTGGAGCGTATTGACGACAGGCACCTTGAGGAAATCAAGCGCTTCCTTGAGGAGAGCAGGGGAGAGCTTGGAAAGCTCGTCCCCCTCGTGAGGAAGCACTACGAGTGGGAGAGCCTTCCCGAACCCAAAAAGGCGAGCGTTTACGCCGTCGATGGGAGCAGAATGGCAAAGAGGCTGAGCGGGGCAATAATCTACGCGGTTTCGGCCTCGGCAGTGGGGAATGACCTCTACTACTGGAACGACATCGGGGCGCTGTTCCCCTACAGCAACGCCGACGACAGGATAAGGGTCCACATGGACACCCTCGAGAAGAGAATGGGTGCGATGATAGCCGAGAAGGCCGACCTAGTTCTCATGGACGGCACGATAAGCGGTGCCCTCATAAGACCGCCGAGCTACGCCAACTCGACGACTCAGAAGCTCTACTCCACCCACGGGAGGAACCTGCTTGAGGCCTCGCTGGACTTCCTTGACGCTTTAAACATCAAATGGAAGGAGTGGAGGAGAGAACTCAGGAAGGGCGTCATCTCAGGTCCTTCCCTGCTCGCGCGCGGGAGGGAGGGCAAGAGCATCTTCCAGATACTCATGGAGAAGGGTTCGAAAAGCCTGAAGAGGAACCTCTGGTGGGTCGGTGACACAGAGAACTTAATCGTCCTATTCGAATACCTTGAGTACCTCCACGCCCTCGACAGGCTCCTTGACGGCGAGATAGCCTCGATAGCGAAGACCTTCTACCGCTCCGACGTTATACAGACTGTTGCAGAGAGGGAAAGACTGAAGAAAGTTCCAATAATGGTGGACACGCCGGTGGTCGCTTCCCTCACGGGGAAGAGCGGTTACCTGCGCTTCTCCTACCGGAAGGGACCCAAGGACAGGCTGGCGAAGCTAATCCTTGACCTCATGGAGCACGGCATGTTCCCGAACCTCCGCGAGATTCTTGTGCTTGACGAGAAAAACAACATCGTGGACGCGAGGATAAGGCCAGCGTACATTCGCTTCGCCGACGGCGGGTTAATTTACCTCCTTGAAGTGCCCGAAAAGCAGGACTTCGAGGAGACGCTGGCAAAGCTCCTCTCTGTGGCCGAGGACGAGTATGTGATTCCCCTTGAGTACGCCCATCACTCGGTCGTCATCAAGAAGAGGGAGTTCGACGCCTACGTTGATGCAATCCTCAGCGCCATCGTCGGCGAGGACGAGAGCTATCTGAACTTCCTGCGCTACGGAAGGGAACCACTGGAGTGA
- the rad50 gene encoding DNA double-strand break repair ATPase Rad50 produces MRVRRIEIQNFRAHKKSIVEFSDGINLIVGQNGAGKSSILEAIFATLYLGHPSFPRGYLKANTRVGKGELSLTLEFEHGGKVYQITRTTKKNELLEDGRLIAEKSSDIARWVERNVYPLQVYTNALYIRQGEIEGIITNREVMEKVLRKVLGIEDYENAERNAADVMRELRRRKESLLKLIERKKETEESLAGAERRFGETLRKISELRKEERKLSSEVERLEKLYGELRGRKELIGELEKRKALTEKSIASEMRLLEEHGKRIGELEKELGELEKALKRLEELKPVEKEYEELKKLLSLKDELSRIDVKTSALREKLRGIDERLEREKELRKKLEELEKEESSARKEYERLKERHRLYQRALRLVEEAERYRKELERAGHTIETLEEELRKLEKAKEDLELIREEATGIRERIASLRGKKAELKGNIERLEGAKICPLCRRPIGEHEGDEIFREYETEISRIDSEIRKLERDLEKLSERERELKKILSGEAKLIRLKKTAELLAEVEEKLKELNIEELERDALLFEETKERLIGIKKEIRSLKSQLEELEGLRGEKERVENQLKELEERRSNLLKRLRKGGFVSFDEVENRLKELEPAHREFLSLRGVPERARTIEKRLEMERRKAEEAEKRIAGLKEKLKEIERELERAREGFSEEDFRRAEKDYVEASKALERTRAELEGAKELRNEVARLIDELRAKLGEIREAEKELELVERALADVTAFREKVARLKAEEELRGLEEVQKLAGELFSEMTEGKYQGVKLRREKKYGKERIELRILYAGNEVGIEFLSGGERIALGLAFRLALSLYKVRNLELLILDEPTPFLDEERRKKLVEIISSQLRKIPQVIIVSHDEELKDAADYVIRVTNAGGESRVEVESIGAY; encoded by the coding sequence GTGAGGGTCAGGAGGATAGAGATTCAAAACTTCAGGGCCCACAAGAAGAGCATCGTCGAGTTCAGCGATGGGATAAACCTCATAGTCGGCCAGAACGGTGCCGGAAAGAGCTCAATCCTGGAGGCAATCTTCGCCACCCTCTACCTCGGCCACCCGAGCTTTCCGAGGGGCTACCTCAAGGCCAACACGAGGGTCGGCAAGGGCGAGCTCTCCCTGACCCTTGAGTTCGAGCACGGGGGAAAGGTGTACCAGATAACGAGGACCACAAAGAAGAACGAGCTGCTGGAGGACGGCCGGCTCATAGCCGAGAAGAGCTCGGACATAGCCAGGTGGGTGGAGAGAAACGTTTACCCGCTCCAGGTTTACACCAACGCCCTCTACATACGCCAGGGCGAGATAGAGGGCATAATAACCAACCGCGAGGTAATGGAGAAGGTCCTCCGCAAGGTTCTGGGAATCGAGGACTACGAGAACGCCGAGAGGAACGCGGCGGACGTGATGAGGGAGCTCAGGAGGAGAAAGGAGAGCCTCTTGAAGCTCATCGAAAGAAAGAAGGAAACCGAGGAGAGCCTGGCCGGGGCGGAGAGGAGGTTCGGCGAGACGCTTAGGAAGATAAGCGAGCTGAGGAAAGAAGAGAGGAAGCTGTCCTCGGAAGTGGAGAGGCTGGAGAAACTCTACGGTGAGCTGAGGGGGAGAAAGGAACTGATAGGAGAGCTGGAGAAGAGGAAGGCCCTCACCGAGAAGTCCATAGCGAGCGAGATGAGGCTCCTGGAGGAGCACGGCAAGCGAATAGGGGAGCTGGAGAAGGAGCTGGGGGAGCTTGAAAAGGCCCTCAAGAGGCTTGAGGAGCTGAAGCCAGTTGAGAAGGAGTACGAGGAACTCAAGAAGCTCCTCAGCCTGAAGGACGAGCTGTCAAGGATCGACGTCAAGACGTCGGCCCTCAGGGAGAAGCTCAGGGGAATCGACGAGCGCCTGGAGAGGGAAAAGGAGCTAAGGAAAAAGCTTGAGGAGCTGGAGAAGGAGGAAAGCTCAGCGAGGAAGGAGTACGAGAGGCTCAAAGAGCGCCACCGCCTCTACCAGAGGGCACTCCGCCTCGTGGAGGAAGCCGAGAGGTACAGGAAGGAGCTCGAAAGGGCCGGCCACACCATCGAAACGCTCGAGGAGGAGTTAAGAAAACTTGAGAAGGCCAAGGAAGATCTTGAACTAATCAGGGAAGAGGCGACGGGGATAAGGGAGAGGATAGCCTCGCTCAGGGGTAAGAAGGCAGAGCTGAAAGGCAACATAGAGAGGCTCGAGGGGGCGAAGATATGTCCCCTATGCCGCAGGCCCATCGGCGAGCACGAGGGCGACGAGATATTCCGGGAGTACGAGACCGAAATCTCACGCATAGATAGTGAAATCCGGAAGCTCGAGAGGGATCTGGAGAAGCTGTCCGAGAGGGAAAGGGAGCTGAAGAAAATCCTGTCGGGCGAAGCTAAGCTCATACGCCTCAAGAAAACCGCCGAGCTATTGGCAGAGGTCGAAGAGAAGCTGAAGGAGCTGAACATCGAGGAGCTAGAAAGGGACGCTCTGCTCTTTGAGGAGACGAAAGAGAGACTCATAGGCATAAAAAAGGAAATCCGGAGCCTGAAGAGTCAGCTTGAAGAGCTGGAAGGACTCAGAGGAGAAAAGGAAAGGGTGGAGAACCAGCTGAAGGAACTCGAAGAGCGGAGGAGTAACCTGCTCAAACGGCTCAGGAAGGGGGGCTTCGTCTCGTTTGATGAGGTCGAAAACAGGCTCAAGGAGCTGGAACCGGCTCACAGGGAGTTCCTGTCGCTGAGGGGCGTGCCTGAAAGGGCCAGAACCATCGAGAAGCGGCTGGAGATGGAGAGAAGAAAGGCGGAGGAAGCCGAGAAGAGGATAGCCGGGCTGAAAGAAAAGCTGAAGGAGATTGAGAGGGAGCTCGAGAGGGCGAGGGAAGGCTTTTCCGAGGAAGACTTCAGGAGGGCAGAGAAGGATTACGTGGAGGCCTCAAAGGCCCTCGAGAGAACGAGGGCTGAGCTTGAAGGAGCCAAGGAGCTGAGGAACGAGGTGGCGAGGCTCATCGACGAGCTCAGGGCGAAGCTCGGGGAGATACGGGAGGCAGAAAAGGAGCTCGAGCTGGTGGAGAGAGCCCTCGCGGACGTGACGGCGTTCAGGGAAAAGGTGGCAAGGCTCAAGGCGGAGGAGGAACTCAGGGGGCTTGAGGAGGTCCAGAAGCTGGCGGGAGAGCTGTTCTCGGAGATGACCGAGGGCAAGTATCAGGGGGTTAAGCTGAGGCGCGAGAAAAAGTACGGAAAGGAAAGGATTGAGCTAAGGATTCTCTACGCTGGCAACGAGGTTGGAATCGAGTTCCTCAGCGGGGGTGAGAGGATAGCCCTCGGCTTGGCCTTCCGCCTTGCCCTGTCGCTCTACAAGGTGCGCAACCTTGAGCTCCTGATACTCGACGAGCCGACGCCGTTCCTCGACGAGGAGAGGAGGAAGAAGCTGGTGGAAATCATATCCAGCCAGCTCAGGAAGATACCGCAGGTCATCATAGTCTCCCACGACGAGGAGCTGAAGGACGCGGCGGACTACGTGATAAGGGTCACCAACGCAGGCGGGGAGAGCAGGGTGGAGGTGGAGAGCATTGGAGCGTATTGA
- the gyaR gene encoding glyoxylate reductase: MEPRVLITRSIPENGIEMLRKHFEVEVWEDEHEIPREVLLRKVKNVDALVTMLSERIDAEVFDAAPRLRIVANYAVGYDNIDVEEATRRGIYVTNTPDVLTDATADFAWALLLATARRLVEADRFTRSGEWKKKGVAWHPRWFLGYDVYGKTIGIIGFGRIGQAVARRARGFGMKILYNSRSRKPEVERELNAEFKPLEELLKESDFVVLAVPLTKETYHLIGERELKLMKSTAILVNIARGKVIDTSALVKALKEGWIAGAGLDVYEEEPYYNKELFSLNNVVLTPHIGSATFGAREGMAELVAKNLIAFKNGEVPPTLVNREVLNVRKPGFD; the protein is encoded by the coding sequence GTGGAGCCGAGGGTTCTCATCACGCGCTCCATTCCCGAGAACGGCATCGAGATGCTGAGGAAGCACTTTGAGGTCGAGGTCTGGGAGGACGAGCACGAGATTCCGAGGGAGGTCCTGCTTCGGAAGGTTAAAAATGTGGACGCCCTCGTTACAATGCTCAGCGAGCGGATTGACGCCGAGGTCTTCGATGCGGCGCCGAGGCTGAGGATCGTGGCGAACTACGCCGTCGGCTACGACAACATAGACGTCGAGGAGGCCACTAGAAGGGGAATATACGTCACCAACACGCCCGACGTCCTCACTGACGCCACCGCTGACTTCGCCTGGGCTCTTCTGCTCGCCACTGCCAGGAGGCTCGTTGAAGCCGATCGATTCACCCGCTCCGGCGAGTGGAAGAAGAAAGGCGTCGCCTGGCACCCGCGCTGGTTTTTGGGTTACGACGTCTACGGCAAGACCATAGGGATAATCGGCTTCGGCAGAATCGGTCAGGCGGTGGCGAGGCGCGCCAGGGGCTTCGGCATGAAAATCCTCTACAACTCAAGGAGCAGGAAGCCAGAGGTAGAAAGGGAGCTCAACGCGGAGTTTAAACCGCTGGAGGAACTCCTTAAGGAGAGCGACTTCGTGGTCCTGGCCGTTCCCCTCACGAAGGAAACCTACCACCTGATAGGCGAGCGGGAGCTTAAGCTAATGAAGAGCACGGCGATACTGGTAAACATCGCGCGCGGTAAGGTCATTGATACCAGCGCGCTCGTTAAGGCCCTCAAGGAGGGCTGGATTGCCGGAGCTGGTCTGGACGTCTACGAGGAAGAGCCGTACTACAACAAGGAGCTCTTCAGCCTGAACAACGTGGTTCTGACCCCGCACATAGGCAGTGCGACCTTTGGGGCCAGGGAGGGAATGGCGGAGCTCGTCGCTAAGAATCTCATAGCCTTCAAGAACGGTGAAGTCCCGCCGACTCTGGTCAATAGGGAAGTCCTAAACGTCAGGAAGCCGGGCTTTGATTAA
- a CDS encoding ATP-binding protein, protein MSRQKFIDRERELEFLERAYSSDRAEFLVIYGRRRIGKTELLLHFARDKPHVYFLATERPYRDNLRELQRLLSEFLGDRLFGKVTFEDVDELLMAFAERIGDEKVILIIDEFPLLIEHHRPVLSLLQKAWDLKLSETRIMLILCGSSVSAMESEVLAYKSPLYGRRTGQWRLTEIPFFHIGEFLPGYTVENIVKVYGITGGIPAYLLQFDPKKGFDENVVENVLSKGAFLYEEAEFLLREELREPANYFAILQAIASGRSRFGEIVNSTGLDKSLVSKYLAVLQRLGIVEREVPVTATLKEASKRGLYSIADNYFAFWFRYVLPNKGYLEAGLAEEVWERSKSDFNAYMGSVFGKLIRIPEVFLRLTGFRFTKLGRWWRKGEEIDLLALNEMGRRALLIEVKWKELSEREARGILKDLERKAGLVGLEDWGKNYGLVAKSLEGKKELRAEGWLVWDLEDFKEKG, encoded by the coding sequence ATGAGTAGACAAAAGTTCATAGACAGGGAACGCGAACTGGAGTTCCTTGAGAGGGCATACTCCAGCGATAGGGCCGAGTTCCTTGTGATCTATGGCAGGAGGAGAATCGGCAAGACCGAACTGCTGCTGCACTTCGCAAGGGATAAGCCACACGTCTACTTCCTGGCAACGGAGAGGCCTTACCGTGACAACCTGAGGGAGCTCCAGAGACTCCTGTCGGAATTCCTCGGGGACAGGCTCTTCGGGAAGGTGACCTTTGAGGACGTAGACGAGCTCCTCATGGCGTTCGCCGAAAGGATTGGGGACGAGAAGGTAATCTTGATAATCGACGAGTTTCCCCTGTTAATCGAGCACCATCGCCCGGTCCTCTCGCTCCTTCAGAAGGCGTGGGACCTGAAGCTGTCTGAGACAAGGATAATGCTTATCCTCTGCGGTTCAAGCGTTTCGGCGATGGAAAGCGAGGTTTTGGCCTACAAAAGCCCCCTTTACGGAAGGAGAACCGGGCAGTGGCGCTTAACCGAGATTCCCTTTTTCCACATCGGGGAGTTTCTGCCCGGCTACACCGTTGAGAACATTGTGAAAGTGTACGGCATCACTGGGGGAATTCCGGCGTACCTGCTCCAGTTCGACCCGAAAAAGGGCTTCGACGAGAACGTGGTTGAAAACGTACTCTCGAAGGGCGCCTTCCTCTACGAGGAGGCGGAGTTTCTGCTCCGCGAGGAGCTCCGCGAACCGGCCAACTACTTCGCGATACTCCAGGCCATAGCGAGCGGAAGGAGCAGGTTCGGGGAGATAGTGAACTCCACCGGACTCGACAAGAGCCTCGTGTCGAAGTACCTAGCCGTTCTCCAGAGGCTCGGAATTGTGGAGAGGGAGGTTCCCGTTACCGCGACGCTTAAGGAAGCAAGCAAGAGAGGGCTGTACTCGATAGCCGACAACTACTTCGCCTTCTGGTTCCGCTACGTGCTGCCGAACAAGGGCTATCTTGAGGCAGGACTGGCGGAGGAAGTCTGGGAGCGCTCGAAGAGCGACTTTAACGCCTACATGGGTTCCGTCTTCGGGAAACTCATCAGGATTCCGGAAGTTTTCTTAAGGCTCACGGGGTTCCGCTTCACGAAGCTCGGCCGCTGGTGGAGAAAAGGCGAGGAGATTGATTTGCTGGCCCTGAACGAGATGGGGAGGAGGGCTTTGCTCATTGAAGTCAAGTGGAAGGAGCTGAGCGAGAGGGAGGCTAGGGGGATTTTGAAGGATTTGGAGAGAAAGGCAGGACTTGTTGGCTTGGAGGACTGGGGGAAGAACTATGGGCTGGTGGCCAAGAGTTTAGAGGGGAAAAAAGAGCTGAGAGCTGAAGGCTGGCTCGTCTGGGACTTGGAGGATTTCAAGGAGAAAGGATAG
- the rlmD gene encoding 23S rRNA (uracil(1939)-C(5))-methyltransferase RlmD, whose amino-acid sequence MLKGRTETLSDDGLGLLHAGNKTVHVPFAYPGDSVRVKSTKRRFGRLIARDVELLEPSPLRATPKCGHFGKCGGCLWQGMKYKEQLKLKAELFERITGISAETRGSPRIWGFRNVSNFIVTTAGIGLKEYGNPLGVVGLSECPVFSKRTRGYLRALREFLAETGLKPWDLREKRGEVHYLQVREGKFTGEVMVNLIAHVRPSEEVLEAFVDYFSFADSIYWSVKADERDDPRGEPLHVSGEELIRERIGNVTYLIHPNSFFQTNSYALELLLRAVEGFAEGEKVLDLYSGVGTFGVYLAKRGFSVEGIEANPFAVEMANRNAELNGVSATFRVGRAEEARIGDYGTVIVDPPRRGLKEAGELLVKSGVERIIYVSCNPRAFKLDYENHLAKAYRVEGAILVDMFPHTPHVEAVVELVREG is encoded by the coding sequence ATGCTGAAAGGAAGAACAGAGACCCTGAGCGACGACGGCCTCGGCCTTCTTCACGCAGGGAACAAAACCGTTCACGTTCCCTTCGCCTACCCCGGCGACAGCGTTCGGGTTAAATCAACGAAAAGGCGGTTTGGAAGGTTAATCGCCCGGGACGTTGAGCTTTTAGAACCCTCCCCGCTCAGGGCAACCCCTAAATGCGGGCACTTCGGTAAATGCGGCGGCTGCCTCTGGCAGGGAATGAAGTATAAGGAACAGCTGAAACTCAAAGCGGAGCTCTTCGAGCGGATAACCGGGATAAGCGCCGAGACCAGGGGCTCGCCGAGGATATGGGGCTTCAGGAACGTGAGCAACTTCATAGTTACAACCGCTGGAATCGGCCTCAAGGAGTACGGAAATCCGCTCGGCGTCGTTGGGCTTTCAGAGTGCCCGGTTTTCTCGAAGAGGACGCGCGGGTATCTTCGCGCTTTGAGAGAGTTTTTAGCTGAAACAGGCCTCAAGCCATGGGATTTGAGGGAAAAACGCGGCGAGGTTCATTACCTCCAGGTCAGGGAGGGCAAGTTCACGGGCGAGGTCATGGTGAACCTCATCGCCCACGTCAGGCCTTCAGAGGAAGTTCTGGAGGCCTTCGTAGATTATTTCTCCTTCGCCGATTCCATCTACTGGAGCGTCAAGGCCGATGAAAGGGACGACCCGAGGGGCGAGCCGCTTCACGTCTCCGGGGAGGAGCTGATACGCGAGCGCATCGGGAACGTTACCTACCTCATTCACCCCAACAGCTTCTTCCAGACCAACAGCTATGCGCTTGAGCTGCTCCTCAGGGCGGTTGAGGGCTTCGCCGAGGGTGAAAAGGTCCTCGACCTCTACTCCGGCGTCGGAACGTTCGGCGTTTACCTAGCGAAGAGGGGCTTTTCGGTTGAGGGAATCGAGGCGAACCCCTTCGCGGTGGAGATGGCCAACAGGAACGCCGAACTGAACGGCGTTAGCGCCACTTTCCGTGTCGGCAGGGCGGAGGAGGCCCGGATTGGAGACTACGGCACGGTCATAGTCGACCCGCCGAGGAGGGGGCTGAAGGAAGCGGGTGAGCTCTTGGTGAAGAGCGGCGTTGAGAGAATCATCTACGTCTCCTGCAATCCGCGGGCGTTTAAACTCGACTACGAGAACCACCTGGCGAAGGCCTATCGCGTTGAAGGGGCGATCTTGGTGGACATGTTTCCGCACACGCCGCACGTTGAGGCCGTGGTGGAGCTCGTGAGGGAAGGGTAA
- the vapB gene encoding type II toxin-antitoxin system VapB family antitoxin has protein sequence MLKFVVHNTLLVNHVKSAVVSVRVPPELKREMEKYDINWSEEIRDFIRRKIEEEEKKRTLQEVIKLVESLPGVPEGTSRRLVREDREGH, from the coding sequence ATGCTTAAATTTGTAGTGCACAATACCCTTTTGGTGAACCACGTGAAGTCCGCCGTCGTGAGCGTTCGGGTTCCACCCGAGCTAAAGCGCGAGATGGAAAAGTACGACATCAACTGGAGCGAGGAGATAAGGGACTTCATACGCAGAAAGATCGAGGAAGAAGAGAAGAAGAGGACGCTCCAGGAGGTAATCAAGCTCGTTGAGTCCCTCCCTGGGGTGCCGGAGGGAACGTCAAGGAGACTCGTGAGGGAGGACCGTGAGGGTCATTGA
- a CDS encoding type II toxin-antitoxin system VapC family toxin, translated as MRVIDTSALCKFLLKEEGWKDVIPYLQPDENPHAVEILLTETANVIWKNVKVYGNLSQEEGEKLLQALELLADKEVITIEENREYLRRAFELSVEHGIAIYDALFIAQAEKLHATLVTCDRKQGTVAEKIGVEVVLL; from the coding sequence GTGAGGGTCATTGACACCTCGGCCCTCTGCAAGTTCCTCCTCAAGGAGGAGGGCTGGAAGGACGTGATACCCTACCTCCAGCCAGACGAGAACCCCCACGCTGTTGAGATACTGCTCACCGAGACCGCCAACGTGATCTGGAAGAACGTGAAGGTTTATGGAAATCTCAGCCAAGAGGAAGGTGAAAAGCTCCTCCAGGCGCTTGAGCTCCTCGCCGACAAGGAGGTAATCACTATCGAGGAGAACCGGGAATACCTGAGGCGGGCCTTCGAGCTGAGCGTTGAGCACGGAATAGCGATCTACGATGCCCTGTTCATAGCGCAGGCGGAGAAACTCCACGCCACGCTAGTCACCTGCGACAGGAAGCAGGGGACGGTCGCGGAAAAGATAGGGGTGGAAGTTGTCCTCCTTTAA
- a CDS encoding metallophosphoesterase family protein translates to MRFAHIADVHLGREQFNQPFRYEDYVKAFREAVDRAVKERVDFVLIAGDLFHVSRPSPRTLRDAIEILEIPKKKGVPVFAIEGNHDKTIREASVFDLLEHLGLINTVGLRREPGNGEFLRSRRIGDRYLVWGEVGGLRIHGLRHHTRWQLIRGSTNVLRALFKGSDGILMLHQAVDYLSKDTPYQDAFDLKLSELPDGFSYYALGHIHVRRVAEPSQTGLSGPLAYPGSLERTDVREASHLISYGERDKKPRVRENRDGVKGFYIVEDFQPEFVEVDARPFYSIRVAGSSKAELRRKVEEVASLIPKEAIAVIYLEGTVKGGISLAEFGDLLKDSGVKYYTFRSRVTGEAIISKETVTAEELFTDWERELLMHLRAEPREFSSSLDEFLDWLMEKYRAGIPVPQKKPSQGNEQRPGVERKSPKKVEEKESHKGGESDDGKKMGRPKVHRPAKPSSLDAWLRRGKP, encoded by the coding sequence ATGAGGTTCGCGCACATAGCAGATGTTCACCTCGGAAGGGAGCAGTTCAACCAGCCCTTCCGCTACGAGGATTACGTCAAGGCGTTCCGCGAGGCGGTGGATAGGGCAGTAAAGGAGAGGGTGGACTTCGTACTCATCGCCGGCGACCTCTTCCACGTGAGCAGGCCCTCGCCGAGAACCCTGCGCGACGCCATAGAAATCCTTGAGATCCCTAAGAAGAAGGGAGTCCCAGTCTTCGCCATAGAAGGCAACCACGACAAAACGATAAGAGAGGCTTCGGTCTTCGACCTACTCGAGCACCTCGGCCTCATCAACACCGTCGGGCTGAGGCGTGAACCCGGGAACGGGGAGTTCTTGAGGAGCAGGAGAATCGGGGACCGTTATTTGGTATGGGGCGAGGTTGGGGGCCTCAGAATACACGGTCTGAGACACCACACGCGCTGGCAGCTCATAAGGGGAAGCACCAACGTGCTGAGGGCGCTCTTCAAGGGGAGCGACGGCATATTGATGCTCCACCAGGCGGTGGATTATCTCTCAAAGGACACCCCCTACCAGGACGCCTTCGACCTCAAGCTGAGCGAACTCCCCGACGGCTTCTCCTACTACGCCCTCGGCCACATTCACGTGAGACGGGTCGCTGAGCCGTCCCAGACCGGCCTGAGCGGGCCTCTGGCTTATCCAGGCTCTCTGGAGAGAACCGATGTGAGGGAAGCCAGCCACCTGATAAGCTACGGCGAGAGGGACAAAAAGCCCAGGGTAAGGGAGAACCGCGACGGAGTTAAGGGGTTCTACATAGTCGAGGACTTCCAGCCGGAGTTTGTCGAGGTTGATGCCAGGCCATTCTACTCAATCCGCGTGGCCGGAAGCTCAAAGGCCGAGCTCAGGAGGAAGGTGGAGGAGGTTGCCTCGCTGATTCCGAAGGAAGCAATAGCCGTCATCTACTTAGAGGGCACCGTGAAGGGCGGGATAAGCCTGGCCGAGTTCGGTGACCTGCTGAAGGATTCGGGCGTAAAGTACTACACCTTCAGGAGCAGGGTAACGGGTGAAGCCATAATCTCGAAGGAAACCGTCACCGCCGAGGAACTCTTCACGGACTGGGAACGGGAGCTGTTGATGCACCTCAGGGCCGAGCCCAGGGAATTCTCAAGCTCTCTCGACGAGTTCCTCGACTGGCTGATGGAGAAATACCGGGCGGGGATCCCGGTGCCCCAGAAGAAGCCGAGTCAGGGAAATGAACAGAGGCCGGGGGTGGAGAGAAAGTCCCCCAAAAAGGTGGAGGAAAAAGAATCCCACAAGGGGGGAGAGAGTGACGATGGAAAAAAGATGGGGAGGCCCAAGGTGCACAGGCCGGCCAAACCGTCGAGCCTCGACGCCTGGCTGAGGAGGGGTAAGCCGTGA